Proteins co-encoded in one Saprospira grandis genomic window:
- a CDS encoding aldehyde dehydrogenase family protein: MNQFRSKNPYTGELYGEYDFVTASELAQQLKKAELAFRHWRRLAMADRQALFLALEQQLLAQKEELALVVSQEMGKPLGQALAEIEKCAWLIRYYVEFGPRMLAPHAVDYAPESRNMVYYEPLGIILQIMPWNFPFWQVLRFSVPTLLAGNVSLLKHAPNVPRSAMAIALLFEQAGFPEGVFQNSFANLEQTAALIKGSEVAGVSLTGSRRAGLAVGALAGGSMKKMVLELGGSDPFIVLEGADLEAAAKAGVQSRFGNNGQTCIAAKRFIVERSLAADFLDAVKAEIAQLRQGDPISDNLDLSCMAREDLALELAQQKADSLAAGAQLLLDGGKGAGSLFSPVILGQAPKGSPAYSEELFGPVLSFFEVADAEEAIQLANDSIYGLGGAIWTDEERALQLAPSLEVGTLAINQLMRSAPHTPFGGVKQSGLGRELAANGIKEFVNVKSILRS; this comes from the coding sequence ATGAATCAGTTTAGATCTAAAAATCCATATACAGGAGAGTTGTATGGAGAATATGACTTTGTGACCGCCTCGGAGTTAGCGCAGCAATTGAAGAAAGCGGAACTTGCTTTTCGGCATTGGCGGCGGCTTGCTATGGCCGATCGGCAGGCCTTATTTTTGGCTTTAGAACAGCAACTATTGGCGCAAAAAGAGGAATTGGCCTTAGTGGTCAGTCAGGAAATGGGCAAGCCCTTGGGGCAGGCCTTGGCGGAGATCGAAAAATGTGCATGGTTGATTCGGTACTATGTAGAATTTGGGCCGAGGATGTTGGCGCCGCATGCGGTAGATTATGCGCCGGAGAGCCGCAATATGGTCTATTATGAGCCATTGGGCATCATTTTGCAGATCATGCCTTGGAACTTTCCGTTTTGGCAGGTCTTGCGTTTTTCGGTACCGACCTTATTGGCGGGCAACGTCAGTTTGCTCAAGCATGCGCCCAATGTGCCCCGTTCGGCCATGGCGATTGCTCTATTATTTGAGCAGGCGGGTTTTCCGGAGGGGGTATTTCAGAACAGTTTTGCCAATTTGGAGCAAACGGCGGCCTTAATCAAGGGGTCGGAAGTGGCTGGAGTATCCTTAACGGGCAGTCGGAGAGCGGGATTAGCCGTGGGGGCCTTGGCTGGGGGCAGCATGAAAAAAATGGTATTAGAATTGGGCGGTTCGGATCCTTTTATTGTCTTGGAAGGGGCTGATTTGGAGGCGGCGGCCAAGGCGGGCGTACAGTCTAGATTTGGCAACAACGGGCAAACCTGCATAGCGGCCAAGCGCTTTATTGTGGAGCGTTCCTTGGCGGCAGACTTTTTAGATGCGGTGAAGGCGGAGATCGCCCAATTGCGTCAGGGCGACCCCATTTCGGATAATTTGGACCTCAGTTGCATGGCTCGAGAGGACCTAGCTTTGGAGTTGGCCCAGCAGAAAGCGGATAGTTTGGCGGCTGGGGCTCAGTTATTATTGGATGGAGGAAAGGGAGCGGGCAGCTTGTTTTCTCCGGTCATTTTGGGGCAGGCGCCCAAGGGCTCGCCGGCTTATTCTGAAGAGCTATTTGGGCCAGTACTCAGCTTCTTTGAGGTGGCCGATGCAGAAGAAGCCATTCAGTTGGCCAATGATAGCATTTATGGTTTGGGCGGGGCCATTTGGACCGATGAAGAGCGGGCTTTGCAGCTTGCTCCGTCACTAGAAGTAGGGACCTTGGCCATAAATCAACTAATGAGATCGGCCCCACATACCCCTTTTGGGGGAGTGAAACAATCGGGTTTGGGACGTGAATTAGCTGCAAATGGCATAAAAGAATTTGTTAATGTCAAATCAATTCTACGCTCTTAG
- the rfbD gene encoding dTDP-4-dehydrorhamnose reductase: protein MIKNILITGAEGQLGSEIQALVMNQKALRLLAGGQYHFTDQSTLDITDAEAVYTYMQQYKIDYCINCAAYTAVDKAEEQEELAQLVNVEGPRNLAKAAAALGAKLVHISTDYVYAGRASGPIRETAATDPQGVYGRTKLAGEQAVLAELPDALIIRTAWVYSSFGHNFVKTMLRLGQERPSLSVVADQIGSPTFAGDLAEAILRILGQEESPSGLYHYSNEGVASWYDFAHAIFELAQIDCALQPIDTKDYPTPAKRPAFSLLHKGKIKNDFALAIPHWRESLARMLKTLRY from the coding sequence ATGATTAAGAATATACTGATTACTGGGGCCGAGGGCCAATTGGGCAGCGAAATACAGGCCTTGGTCATGAACCAAAAGGCCTTGCGTCTTTTGGCTGGAGGCCAATATCATTTTACCGATCAATCTACACTGGATATCACAGATGCGGAGGCGGTATATACTTATATGCAGCAATATAAGATAGATTACTGCATCAATTGCGCAGCCTATACTGCGGTAGACAAGGCCGAGGAGCAGGAAGAATTGGCCCAGTTGGTCAATGTAGAAGGTCCCCGCAATTTGGCCAAGGCGGCCGCCGCTCTTGGGGCCAAATTGGTCCATATTTCTACAGACTATGTTTATGCAGGCAGAGCTTCTGGCCCTATTCGAGAAACTGCCGCTACGGATCCACAGGGCGTATATGGGCGCACAAAACTAGCGGGAGAGCAGGCCGTTTTGGCCGAGCTGCCCGATGCCTTGATCATTCGCACGGCTTGGGTTTATTCTTCTTTTGGCCATAACTTCGTAAAAACTATGTTGCGTTTGGGCCAAGAGCGCCCAAGTCTATCTGTAGTAGCCGATCAAATTGGTAGCCCCACCTTTGCGGGAGATCTGGCCGAGGCCATTCTACGGATTTTGGGCCAAGAGGAGTCGCCTTCTGGTCTCTACCATTATAGTAATGAGGGCGTAGCCAGTTGGTACGACTTTGCGCATGCCATTTTTGAGCTGGCTCAAATAGATTGTGCGCTTCAGCCCATAGATACTAAAGATTACCCTACCCCCGCAAAACGTCCCGCCTTTTCGCTCTTGCATAAAGGGAAAATCAAAAATGATTTTGCCCTAGCCATTCCCCATTGGCGAGAGAGCTTGGCCCGCATGCTAAAAACGCTGCGGTATTAA
- a CDS encoding penicillin acylase family protein produces MLFLFLVFSVCPLFAQQKIEPKSIDIVRDSFGMPHIFAASNAEVVYGLAWANAEDNFEAMQETVLIAKGLMGRYKGKEGAAFDYFVKALDLEGRYEAQKDQLNDEFMQLLSAYVTALNNFAKKQPKRVLFKRAFPVTEKDILKVYLLSFAALSGLPDALGDIMEGREPGAFSQKAPLGSNAYAMSKSRTASGQTYLAINPHFMLQGPLSFYEAHLYSEEGWNITGALFQGGTSVFMGNNEHLGWGHTFNYLDLLDVFELDMHPKKKKQYRWGEGYKKLQTRRFWLKVKVGAFVLPVRRKTYWSEFGPTFKAPNGKFYALRSPALDALAAGQQFYEMGKAKNLQEFKAALDQNALPLFNIVYADKEDNLLYLCNGMIPQRPDSFDYSGTLLGKKENCWSNYLSLEEKPLLENPDCGYLFNTNNTPTIASCDSVREEMKVPYTDLRPGLNNRAHRFLELIESEMGLLNWEDFKAIKFDQQLSKASPFYQSIQFIYDLKPEDYPHLRKPLRELQNWSLSADAKDPRAGLVLLTFQYIFKEKGYGDEVFISGPKINTAELLAGLEKASRYLYKHHNKLLVPISELARYQRGEQWQPTSGFPDMLSPTYYEMPNEDGQLVPTFGDTYIHFVRFNENGPAQIQTLLPYFQSPQIQAYKNQVEALEKRSLKTVEMDKIKVMKSALKIYHPE; encoded by the coding sequence ATGTTATTTTTATTTTTAGTTTTTTCTGTTTGTCCACTATTTGCACAGCAAAAAATAGAACCCAAATCCATTGATATTGTTCGAGACAGCTTTGGTATGCCGCATATTTTTGCCGCCAGCAATGCCGAGGTGGTTTATGGTTTGGCTTGGGCCAATGCCGAGGATAATTTTGAGGCTATGCAAGAGACTGTTTTGATTGCCAAAGGTTTAATGGGGCGCTATAAGGGCAAGGAAGGCGCCGCATTTGACTATTTTGTGAAGGCTCTTGACCTAGAAGGACGCTACGAGGCCCAAAAGGACCAATTGAACGATGAGTTTATGCAGCTGCTTTCTGCCTATGTCACTGCGCTGAATAATTTTGCCAAAAAACAGCCCAAAAGAGTACTCTTTAAGCGAGCATTCCCTGTCACAGAAAAAGATATACTGAAGGTCTATCTTTTATCTTTTGCGGCCCTATCGGGCCTGCCCGATGCCCTAGGCGATATTATGGAGGGCCGAGAACCTGGCGCTTTTAGCCAAAAGGCTCCCCTGGGCTCCAATGCCTATGCCATGAGCAAAAGCCGAACGGCTAGCGGCCAAACTTACCTGGCCATCAATCCGCATTTTATGCTCCAAGGTCCGCTCTCTTTTTATGAGGCTCATCTTTACTCCGAAGAGGGCTGGAATATTACGGGGGCGCTCTTCCAAGGCGGAACTAGCGTCTTTATGGGCAATAATGAGCATCTGGGCTGGGGACATACCTTTAATTATCTGGACCTACTGGATGTCTTTGAGCTAGATATGCACCCCAAAAAGAAAAAGCAGTATCGCTGGGGAGAAGGTTATAAGAAACTGCAAACGCGCCGCTTTTGGCTCAAGGTGAAGGTCGGTGCATTTGTCTTGCCTGTTAGAAGAAAAACCTATTGGTCTGAGTTTGGCCCTACCTTTAAAGCGCCTAACGGAAAGTTTTATGCTCTGCGCAGCCCCGCTCTAGATGCCCTCGCCGCTGGCCAACAGTTTTATGAAATGGGCAAGGCCAAAAATCTCCAAGAGTTTAAAGCCGCCCTAGACCAAAATGCCTTGCCGCTCTTTAATATTGTTTATGCCGATAAGGAAGATAATCTGCTTTATCTCTGTAATGGCATGATTCCCCAACGACCCGATAGCTTTGATTATAGCGGGACCCTTTTGGGCAAAAAAGAAAATTGCTGGAGCAATTACCTCTCTCTAGAAGAGAAACCCTTATTAGAAAATCCCGACTGTGGCTATCTGTTTAATACCAATAATACCCCCACAATCGCTAGCTGCGATTCGGTCCGAGAAGAGATGAAGGTCCCTTATACCGACCTTCGCCCTGGCCTGAATAATCGAGCACATCGCTTTCTGGAACTAATCGAATCCGAAATGGGCCTGCTCAATTGGGAAGATTTTAAGGCCATTAAGTTCGACCAACAGCTTTCTAAGGCTTCTCCTTTCTATCAGTCGATTCAGTTTATCTATGACTTAAAGCCCGAAGATTATCCCCACCTACGCAAACCCCTCAGAGAATTGCAAAATTGGTCCCTCTCTGCCGATGCAAAGGACCCCCGAGCGGGCTTGGTCTTGCTCACTTTCCAATATATCTTTAAGGAAAAAGGCTATGGCGATGAGGTCTTTATTTCTGGCCCAAAAATTAACACCGCCGAACTACTAGCTGGCCTAGAAAAAGCTAGCCGATACCTCTATAAACACCATAATAAGCTTTTGGTCCCTATCTCTGAGCTGGCCCGATACCAAAGAGGCGAGCAATGGCAGCCCACTTCTGGCTTTCCAGATATGCTTAGCCCCACTTATTATGAGATGCCCAATGAAGACGGGCAGTTGGTCCCCACTTTTGGCGATACCTACATCCATTTTGTCCGCTTCAATGAGAATGGCCCCGCCCAAATCCAAACCCTTTTGCCCTATTTCCAAAGTCCCCAGATTCAAGCGTATAAGAATCAGGTGGAGGCCCTAGAAAAACGAAGCCTCAAAACAGTAGAAATGGATAAAATTAAGGTCATGAAGTCGGCCCTTAAAATTTATCATCCCGAATAG
- a CDS encoding DNA gyrase/topoisomerase IV subunit A: protein MSEEIEQEVQEKKPQRNQLGEMYKDYFLDYASYVILERAVPAVEDGFKPVQRRILHAMHSMDDGRFHKVANIIGQTMQYHPHGDAAIGDALVNLGQKDLLIDCQGNWGDVRTGDRAAAPRYIEARLSKFAKTVVFNPKTTNYQLAYDGRKKEPIHLPVKFPLLLAQGVEGIAVGLSTKILPHNFVELIKGSIAILRGKKTQILPDFPTGGMMDASNYNGGKRGGKIRLRAEIEIVDRKTLAIRQIPYGCTTSSLIDSIIKANSKQKIKIKKVVDNTAKDVEILVELPTNSSPEITMDALYAFTDCELSISPNACVIQGDKPIFVTVDELLEIATGQTKDLLEWELKIREQELLDKWHLASLEKIFIENRIYQLIEDCESWEEVLETIDKAMQPFAKQLWRPITQEDIIRLTEIKIKRISKYNKFQADEYLKKLEDELADVRHDLANLVDYAIAYFKRLLKDFGKEKERKTKIMTFDTIDAVEVVVNNAKLYVNRKEGFMGYGLKKDEFVEECSDLDDVIVFHKDGTYSVVKIAEKVFIGKNPLHLAIWRKGDERMIYNVVYADLDKGANYVKRFAVTAITRDRKYPIANKVEKAKILHFSANPNGEAELLHIQLSQACKAKKKDFEYDFAELAVKGRSARGNLLSKYPIRKIQVKRQGESTLGALQIWFEPETGRLNSSGYGQLLGDFEEEDRILALYQDGSYEMTNYELSNRFEAEELLLVQKWNAEQPITAVYFDGERKTTYVKRFLIETSTLNSRFEYLPNNHRSTKLLWAGTQLAPKIAFEQREGRSYTANEAQLAEIADVTGWKALGSKLHDDKIRNVKEIGPKENEENQKALF, encoded by the coding sequence ATGTCAGAAGAAATAGAACAGGAGGTACAGGAGAAAAAGCCTCAGCGCAACCAATTGGGCGAGATGTACAAAGATTATTTTTTGGACTACGCCTCTTATGTCATTTTAGAGCGGGCGGTGCCTGCGGTAGAAGATGGTTTTAAGCCTGTACAAAGACGAATTTTGCATGCTATGCACAGCATGGATGATGGCCGCTTTCATAAGGTGGCTAATATCATTGGTCAGACGATGCAGTACCACCCTCATGGAGATGCTGCTATTGGCGATGCCTTGGTTAATTTGGGCCAAAAAGACCTTTTGATTGACTGTCAGGGAAACTGGGGGGATGTCCGTACTGGAGACCGAGCTGCGGCCCCTCGTTATATTGAGGCCCGCTTGTCTAAGTTTGCCAAAACAGTGGTCTTTAACCCCAAAACCACCAATTACCAATTGGCTTATGATGGGCGAAAAAAAGAGCCTATTCATCTGCCCGTTAAGTTTCCTCTTTTGTTGGCCCAAGGCGTAGAGGGGATTGCCGTGGGTTTATCGACTAAGATTCTGCCGCATAACTTTGTAGAGTTGATTAAGGGCTCTATTGCTATTTTGCGTGGAAAAAAGACCCAAATTCTACCCGATTTCCCCACTGGCGGCATGATGGATGCCTCTAATTATAATGGGGGAAAAAGAGGGGGGAAAATCCGCCTACGGGCCGAAATAGAAATTGTGGACCGCAAGACTTTGGCGATTCGTCAGATTCCTTATGGTTGTACTACTTCTAGCTTGATTGATAGTATTATTAAGGCCAATAGCAAGCAAAAAATTAAGATTAAAAAGGTGGTAGATAATACCGCCAAGGATGTAGAGATCTTGGTAGAGCTACCTACTAATAGCTCGCCCGAAATTACCATGGATGCCCTCTATGCCTTTACGGATTGTGAGCTCTCTATTTCGCCAAATGCCTGTGTGATTCAAGGGGATAAACCCATTTTTGTTACCGTAGATGAACTCTTAGAAATTGCCACTGGCCAAACCAAGGATTTGCTGGAGTGGGAGTTGAAAATTCGGGAGCAAGAACTACTCGATAAATGGCATCTGGCCTCTTTGGAGAAGATCTTTATTGAAAATCGCATCTATCAATTGATTGAGGATTGTGAGAGTTGGGAAGAAGTGCTCGAGACGATTGATAAGGCCATGCAGCCCTTTGCCAAACAGCTCTGGCGCCCAATCACTCAAGAAGATATTATCCGCCTGACCGAAATTAAGATCAAGCGAATTTCTAAGTACAATAAGTTTCAGGCCGATGAATACCTCAAAAAACTAGAGGACGAACTGGCCGATGTTCGACATGATTTGGCCAATTTGGTGGATTATGCCATTGCCTATTTCAAGCGCTTGCTAAAAGACTTTGGCAAAGAGAAAGAGCGCAAGACCAAAATCATGACCTTCGATACGATTGATGCCGTTGAGGTGGTGGTGAATAATGCCAAATTATATGTCAATCGCAAGGAAGGATTTATGGGCTATGGCCTCAAGAAAGATGAGTTTGTTGAGGAATGCTCTGACTTAGACGATGTGATTGTCTTTCATAAGGATGGAACCTATAGCGTAGTAAAAATTGCCGAAAAGGTCTTTATTGGCAAAAATCCCTTGCATTTGGCCATTTGGCGAAAAGGCGATGAGCGCATGATTTATAATGTGGTTTATGCCGACCTTGATAAAGGGGCCAATTATGTGAAGCGCTTTGCCGTAACGGCCATTACCCGAGATAGAAAATACCCCATTGCCAATAAGGTAGAAAAAGCCAAAATCTTGCATTTTTCAGCCAATCCCAACGGAGAAGCCGAGCTGTTGCACATTCAACTTAGTCAAGCTTGTAAGGCCAAAAAGAAAGATTTTGAGTATGATTTTGCCGAACTAGCCGTTAAGGGCCGCTCGGCTAGAGGAAATCTATTGAGCAAATACCCTATTCGCAAAATTCAAGTAAAACGACAGGGAGAATCTACTTTGGGCGCACTGCAAATTTGGTTTGAGCCAGAAACGGGCCGCCTCAATAGCTCTGGTTATGGCCAATTATTGGGCGACTTTGAAGAAGAGGACCGCATTTTGGCCCTCTACCAAGATGGTAGCTATGAAATGACTAACTATGAGCTGAGCAACCGCTTTGAAGCAGAAGAACTCTTGCTGGTCCAAAAATGGAATGCCGAACAGCCCATTACGGCCGTTTACTTTGATGGCGAGCGCAAAACAACCTATGTCAAACGCTTCCTGATTGAAACCAGTACGCTCAATAGCCGCTTTGAGTATTTGCCCAATAATCACCGCTCGACCAAATTGCTTTGGGCGGGCACACAGTTAGCCCCCAAAATTGCTTTTGAACAAAGAGAGGGCCGTAGCTATACCGCCAATGAGGCCCAACTCGCCGAAATTGCAGATGTAACTGGCTGGAAAGCCCTAGGAAGCAAACTACATGATGATAAAATCAGAAATGTAAAAGAGATTGGCCCAAAGGAAAATGAAGAGAACCAAAAGGCCCTCTTCTAG
- the cysS gene encoding cysteine--tRNA ligase, with translation MNALKIYNSLSRTLEEFTPIDPNGKKVGLYVCGPTVYNEVHLGNCRTFFSFDLLYRYLLHKGYKVRYVRNITDVGHLEGDVDTAADSKIEQRARLEELEPMEIVQKYTYLFHEVMNQLNILPPSIEPTATGHIVEQIQMVQDIIDNGYGYEVNGSVYFDTQKLIAEDKDYGKLSGKLVEDLMSESRDDLKNQEEKRSPSDFAIWVKASPTHIMRWPSPWGEGFPGWHLECSAMSTKYLGKTFDIHGGGMDLQFPHHENEIAQNWGACSCQPVNYWMHANMLLLNGKKMSKSKGNSILPKELFAGSNPLMSKPYSPMVIRFFMLQAHYRSTLNITEDALLAAEKGYQRLMEAHEALMALEQTQLSDLAKGLDIKINKLLDGAFAELDEDLNTPKALAKIFGLVSDIQKFTNGQQDLGSISPETLARLKKDFSAIVFDIFGLQKEALIGQSDEDKALLDGLMQMIIEQRQEARANKDWAKSDQIRDALQALGLQIKDGKEGSSWSKIKS, from the coding sequence ATGAACGCATTAAAAATTTACAATTCGCTAAGTCGGACCCTAGAGGAATTTACACCCATAGACCCCAACGGAAAGAAAGTTGGTTTATATGTCTGTGGACCAACTGTTTATAATGAGGTGCATTTAGGGAATTGTCGGACCTTTTTTAGCTTTGATTTGCTCTATCGCTATTTGTTGCATAAGGGCTATAAGGTCCGTTATGTGCGCAATATTACGGATGTGGGCCACCTAGAAGGGGATGTAGATACCGCCGCCGATAGCAAGATTGAGCAACGGGCTCGCCTAGAGGAGCTAGAGCCTATGGAGATTGTGCAAAAGTATACTTACCTCTTTCATGAGGTGATGAACCAACTCAATATTTTGCCGCCAAGCATTGAGCCTACGGCTACGGGCCATATTGTGGAGCAAATCCAGATGGTCCAAGATATTATTGATAATGGCTATGGCTATGAGGTCAATGGCTCGGTTTATTTTGATACCCAAAAGCTCATTGCAGAAGATAAAGACTATGGCAAACTATCTGGCAAATTGGTCGAAGACCTAATGTCGGAAAGCCGCGATGATCTCAAGAACCAAGAGGAAAAACGCTCGCCTTCTGATTTTGCCATCTGGGTAAAGGCCTCGCCTACGCATATTATGCGCTGGCCCTCGCCCTGGGGCGAAGGTTTTCCAGGTTGGCACCTAGAATGCTCGGCCATGAGTACCAAGTATTTGGGCAAAACCTTTGACATTCATGGGGGCGGTATGGACCTGCAATTTCCGCATCATGAAAATGAAATTGCCCAGAATTGGGGCGCTTGCAGCTGCCAGCCCGTCAATTATTGGATGCACGCCAATATGTTGCTGCTCAATGGCAAGAAAATGAGCAAGAGTAAGGGCAATTCGATCTTGCCCAAGGAGCTTTTTGCGGGTAGCAATCCCCTGATGAGCAAGCCTTATAGCCCCATGGTCATCCGCTTCTTTATGTTGCAGGCGCACTATCGCTCTACCCTCAACATTACGGAGGATGCCCTTTTGGCTGCCGAAAAAGGCTATCAGCGTTTGATGGAAGCCCATGAGGCCCTGATGGCTTTGGAGCAAACTCAGCTTTCGGACTTGGCCAAAGGTCTAGATATCAAAATCAATAAGCTGTTGGATGGCGCCTTTGCGGAGCTCGATGAGGATCTCAACACCCCCAAGGCCCTCGCTAAAATCTTTGGCTTGGTCAGCGATATTCAGAAGTTTACGAATGGCCAACAAGATTTGGGCAGCATTTCGCCCGAAACCTTGGCCCGCCTCAAAAAGGACTTTAGCGCCATCGTTTTTGATATCTTCGGTCTGCAAAAAGAAGCCCTCATCGGCCAATCAGATGAAGATAAGGCCTTGCTAGATGGCCTGATGCAGATGATTATCGAACAGCGCCAAGAGGCTAGAGCCAATAAGGACTGGGCTAAAAGCGATCAGATTCGGGATGCCCTTCAAGCGCTTGGACTGCAAATTAAGGACGGCAAAGAGGGCAGTAGCTGGAGCAAGATTAAGTCTTAG
- the hscA gene encoding Fe-S protein assembly chaperone HscA, whose translation MAKIGINLQSGQVEKDKTKKGELIIGIDLGTTNSLLAYINAEGEAECLKEESAKHSLVPSVIHWQEGQPVVGQSAKEMLIKDPENTIFSVKRLLGKSYGELKDYQGFFRYEIIPNEQEDGLLKVRLGNKFYNPIELSAVILKSLKERAEKLLKQPVQKAVITVPAYFNDSQRQATRDAGKLAGLDVLRIVNEPTAASLAYGIGLDPDEQKTIAVYDLGGGTFDVSILSIDNGIFEVLATHGDTFLGGDDVDRAILKHWAKGANWSEQRLQEDRAFAQELRLLAEEAKKTLSQADEFEGELGGEVLRLDKAELVQLTAELIQRTIKACEQALKDAELNLSDIDEVVLVGGSTRMPIVKEAVAKFFGQAPKDELHPDEVVALGAAIQADVLAGNQKDILLLDVTPLSLGIETVGGLMDVIISRNSKVPMKAGRQYTTSVDGQIKLKVAVYQGERELVANNRKLGEFVLKGIPPMAAGMPKIEIHFLLNADGILKVRAKELRSGVEQLVEMRSPYGISEEEMGRMLLDSIKNAKEDMAIKALIEARTEAESVLLATDKFIGQNESILSEEEIVGMQNRAASLAQACGGEDKDLIQQRMEELNQYARPMAERAMDQSIAKAVAGKKIEEQKFD comes from the coding sequence ATGGCAAAAATAGGAATCAACCTGCAATCTGGGCAGGTAGAAAAAGATAAAACCAAGAAAGGCGAGCTCATTATTGGGATTGATTTGGGGACCACCAACAGCTTGTTGGCCTATATCAATGCCGAGGGCGAAGCCGAATGTTTAAAAGAGGAATCGGCCAAGCATAGCTTGGTCCCTTCTGTCATTCATTGGCAGGAGGGGCAGCCCGTAGTGGGGCAATCGGCCAAAGAAATGTTGATCAAAGATCCAGAGAACACCATTTTCTCGGTCAAGCGCCTTTTGGGCAAATCTTATGGGGAGCTCAAAGATTATCAGGGCTTTTTTAGGTATGAGATTATTCCAAATGAGCAAGAAGACGGCCTATTGAAGGTTCGTTTGGGCAATAAGTTTTACAATCCCATCGAATTGTCTGCCGTCATTCTCAAAAGCTTGAAAGAGCGGGCCGAAAAGCTATTAAAGCAGCCCGTACAAAAGGCGGTGATTACCGTTCCCGCTTATTTTAATGATTCGCAGCGGCAAGCCACTCGCGATGCGGGGAAACTGGCCGGCTTAGATGTTTTGCGAATTGTCAATGAGCCCACAGCGGCTAGTTTGGCCTATGGAATAGGTTTGGACCCCGATGAGCAAAAGACCATTGCGGTTTATGATTTGGGGGGCGGCACCTTTGATGTCTCTATCTTGAGTATTGACAATGGAATCTTTGAGGTATTGGCTACGCATGGCGACACCTTTTTGGGGGGCGATGATGTAGACCGAGCCATTTTGAAGCATTGGGCCAAGGGGGCCAATTGGAGCGAGCAGCGCTTGCAGGAGGATCGGGCTTTTGCGCAGGAACTGCGTCTTTTGGCCGAAGAGGCCAAGAAAACCCTTTCTCAGGCTGATGAATTTGAGGGAGAATTGGGGGGCGAAGTATTGCGTTTAGACAAAGCGGAATTGGTCCAACTGACAGCAGAATTGATTCAGCGGACTATTAAGGCTTGTGAGCAGGCCCTAAAAGATGCGGAGCTGAATTTGAGCGATATTGATGAGGTCGTCCTAGTGGGTGGATCTACTCGTATGCCCATCGTTAAAGAGGCGGTGGCCAAATTCTTTGGTCAAGCGCCCAAAGACGAGCTACATCCCGATGAGGTGGTGGCTTTAGGGGCGGCCATACAGGCCGATGTATTGGCGGGTAACCAAAAGGACATCTTATTATTAGACGTAACCCCTTTATCCTTAGGAATAGAAACCGTAGGGGGGCTGATGGACGTCATTATTTCCAGAAACTCTAAAGTACCCATGAAAGCTGGCCGTCAGTATACTACATCAGTAGATGGGCAGATCAAGCTAAAAGTAGCGGTTTATCAAGGAGAGCGGGAATTGGTGGCCAACAACCGCAAGCTAGGAGAATTTGTATTGAAGGGAATACCGCCCATGGCGGCGGGCATGCCCAAAATAGAAATCCACTTCTTATTGAATGCGGATGGCATCTTGAAGGTGCGGGCCAAGGAATTGCGTTCGGGGGTAGAGCAACTAGTAGAAATGCGTTCGCCTTATGGTATTTCTGAGGAAGAAATGGGGAGAATGCTCTTAGATTCGATTAAGAACGCCAAGGAAGATATGGCTATCAAGGCATTGATAGAGGCGAGAACTGAAGCCGAATCGGTATTATTGGCGACAGATAAATTCATAGGGCAGAACGAGTCCATTTTATCGGAGGAAGAGATTGTGGGGATGCAGAATCGGGCGGCTAGTTTGGCCCAAGCCTGCGGGGGAGAGGATAAGGACCTCATTCAGCAGCGGATGGAAGAGCTCAACCAATATGCTCGGCCGATGGCCGAGCGGGCCATGGACCAAAGTATAGCCAAGGCCGTAGCAGGAAAGAAAATAGAAGAACAAAAATTTGATTAA
- the rfbC gene encoding dTDP-4-dehydrorhamnose 3,5-epimerase, with protein sequence MPFVKTPIADLLLFEPRVFEDERGYFFEAFNAQTFAEAGIERPFVQDNQARSTYGVLRGLHYQVGEQAQAKLVRVLEGKVLDVVVDLRPDSPTYGEHYGVALSAENKRQLYVPRGFAHGYVVLSETAEFFYKCDNFYHKASEGGIRYDDPQLNIDWQIDLAQAILSEKDLELPHFGQHRKA encoded by the coding sequence ATGCCTTTTGTTAAAACTCCTATTGCCGACCTCCTCCTTTTTGAACCTCGGGTTTTTGAGGATGAGCGCGGCTACTTTTTTGAGGCCTTTAATGCCCAAACCTTTGCCGAGGCGGGAATAGAACGCCCCTTTGTGCAAGACAATCAGGCCCGTTCTACCTATGGGGTGCTTCGGGGCTTGCACTATCAAGTCGGGGAGCAGGCGCAAGCCAAATTGGTCCGAGTATTAGAAGGTAAGGTCCTAGATGTAGTGGTCGACCTTCGGCCCGATTCGCCCACTTATGGGGAGCATTATGGGGTAGCGCTTTCGGCGGAGAACAAACGGCAGTTATATGTGCCTCGTGGTTTTGCGCATGGCTATGTCGTTTTGAGCGAAACGGCAGAGTTCTTCTACAAATGCGACAACTTTTATCATAAGGCTAGTGAGGGTGGCATCCGCTACGATGACCCTCAATTGAATATTGATTGGCAGATTGATTTGGCGCAGGCCATCCTTTCTGAAAAGGACCTAGAATTACCTCATTTTGGCCAACATAGAAAAGCCTAA